Proteins from a single region of Juglans microcarpa x Juglans regia isolate MS1-56 chromosome 5S, Jm3101_v1.0, whole genome shotgun sequence:
- the LOC121268200 gene encoding nuclear transport factor 2B-like, translated as MLSTLFHFHDPLYFHALGLDWEGIRLEREREREKMEEHVEMVGRAFVDHYYHLFDKDRAALSSLYQQTSMLTFEGQKIVGVEEISSKLNQLPFDQCQHEVSTIDSQPSSCTGGIMVFVSGSLQLPGEEHHLRFSQMFHLIPTPQGSFYVQNDIFRLNYG; from the exons ATGTTAAGTACCTTATTCCATTTTCACGACCCTCTATATTTTCATGCTCTGGGATTAGATTGGGAGGGAAtaagattagagagagagagagagagagagaagatggaaGAACATGTGGAGATGGTTGGTAGGGCATTCGTGGATCATTATTATCACCTCTTTGACAAAGATAGAGCTGCTCTGTCTTCTCTATACCAGCAAACTTCCATGCTGACCTTTGAGGGACAGAAGATTGTAGGGGTTGAGGAGATATCTTCTAAGCTTAATCAGTTGCCATTTGATCAATGCCAACATGAGGTCAGTACCATCGATTCACAGCCCTCGTCATGCACCGGCGGCATCATGGTCTTCGTCAGTGGCAGCCTCCAGTTGCCTGGAGAGGAGCACCATCTCAGATTTAGCCAG ATGTTCCACTTGATTCCCACCCCACAGGGAAGCTTCTATGTGCAGAATGACATATTCCGCCTCAATTATGGCTAA